AAACCGATAGCTAAATTCCTTTTTCTAAGGCAATTAGTATTCTAGCTTATTGAGCTGTTCAGGAGGAAATCATTGGCAACAAAATTTCCTCTAATTTATTTATTAGTTCTTGTCTAGTTGGCTGAAATAAATCAGCCAAATCAGTTTTTAATACCAAGTCTGAAGTAAGTAGCTTTCGATTGATTATGGGCAATTGAAATGCCTTAATTGATATTTCTTTACCATCTGCCAAGGCATCTTTTATTGTTAATTCTGTCTCATCCTCCTGACTTTCTTTAATAGTGTTTGGGTAGAATAATATTATCTCATCTACCTTAAAACGAACCGCATAAGCTAGCATCTGATATAGGTCGTTTTGAGAGATTCCTTTTTTAGGGTCGCTCTCATCCGAATAAACAATCTTGTACTTAGTATCTGCTATCAGCGATTTATGCTCCGTTTTTAGCCATAAATCTGGTTTAAGTTTAAAAGTCTTTCCTTCGTCTAAATGAGTGTCGCTTCTTTGGGCTTTGGCTGTAACCTTTTCAAGTTCTTTGTCAATAAATCCAAAAATAAAGTCTTCAAAAACATACTCCATAGGAAGTAAAAAAGCGAAGAGCTTTAAATCATTTTTGTAGTCAAACGACACACAATTAGTTAAGAACAATTGACAGTAGTCACGCACCGTTTCAAATTCATCAAACATTGGATTAAACGATATCCTAGAGCATTGCTCGACTGTAGCTCTTTCATCTGAGACTTCATCTAAAATAAACAGTATCTCTCTTAAATTCTTTTTATTCTCTTGACTTGAGGTCACATTAAACAAAAGTGTAGTCACATATTTTATAATACGATTAAACTCATTATCAAAAACGAATGCATCATAAGTACAGTTAAGCTTATGCCACCGGCCTGTACCTAAGTTTTCATTGATGTAGTCATTTGTATTCAGTCTCCCTTTAATAAATGACAACTCCTTATTTAC
This sequence is a window from Arcticibacterium luteifluviistationis. Protein-coding genes within it:
- a CDS encoding McrC family protein, producing the protein MINLFEYQNKVDIQDSFDGLEGFLDEIWNNREKSSYYSGEGSSKIESQRFLQFIHKSNELKSNKYVGVIHYEGNKINLLPKIFFDSEREYSVTEVNQVQNHILWWLSYCRKIKFPNYQASLDSAKSDFFEVLIYLFSKYTRELLSSSIYQQYEEVNKELSFIKGRLNTNDYINENLGTGRWHKLNCTYDAFVFDNEFNRIIKYVTTLLFNVTSSQENKKNLREILFILDEVSDERATVEQCSRISFNPMFDEFETVRDYCQLFLTNCVSFDYKNDLKLFAFLLPMEYVFEDFIFGFIDKELEKVTAKAQRSDTHLDEGKTFKLKPDLWLKTEHKSLIADTKYKIVYSDESDPKKGISQNDLYQMLAYAVRFKVDEIILFYPNTIKESQEDETELTIKDALADGKEISIKAFQLPIINRKLLTSDLVLKTDLADLFQPTRQELINKLEEILLPMISS